The genome window TGCATCGGGACGGCAAGCAGCAGTATGTCCGCTCGACACCCGAGGGTGAGGCTATTGGTCACCGAAAGGCGATCGGGAAATGGGCAGTCCGGCAGACGTTTGCTATTCTCGCGTCGGTCAGCCATGTCGCCTGGATCGCGGGCCCAGAGTGTCACCGGACCTTTGCCCGCCAGCGATATCGCCAGCGCCGTGCCAAAGGCCCCTGCGCCCAGAACCGATACGCTCATGCTTTGGCCCCCTTCTTGCCGCTGCCCAACATCGACGGCCGCGCAGTGTCTAATGGCCAACGCGGGCGGGCCGAAAGCGTCAGATCATCGGGCGCGCGCAGTACCGCTTGCTCTCCGGCTGCAAAAGCGATCATCGCGGCGTTATCAGTGCAAAGCGTCAGCGGCGGAGCGACAAAACGTGCCTCTTGCTCGGCAGCAACAGTCTCTAACGCTGCACGAATTGACTGGTTAGCAGCGACACCCCCAGCGACGCACAGACCCCGCGCGCCTTCTGCCGGATACTCTGCAAAGGCGCGGCGTGTCTTATGGGCCAACACATCAACCACAGCGGCTTGGAACCCTGCCGCTAAATCCGCCTGATCTTGCCGCGTCAGCCCGCCATGGGCGGCCACACATTTGTCACGGGCGCGTAGCACAGCGGTTTTCAGACCCGAAAAGGACATGTCGCACCCTTCACGATCCAACAGCGGACGCGGCAGGGCGAAGCGTTTGGCGTCGCCCTCCTGCGCGCATTTTTCGATCGAAGGTCCACCGGGCTGCGGAAGGCCCAATAGCCGCGCGACCTTGTCAAATGCCTCGCCCGGCGCATCATCAATTGTGCCGCCGAGGCGGTCAAAACTCTCAGGCCCGCGGACCAGCAGGAACTGGCAATGACCGCCCGAAACCAGTAGCATCAAATAGGGATAGGGCACATCATCAGTCAGTCGCGGCGTCAGCGCGTGGCCGGCCAGATGGTTGACCCCGTAAAGCGGCTTGCCCGTCGCTGCTGAAAGCCCCTTGGCGCACATCACGCCCGAGACCACGCCGCCGATCAACCCCGGCCCCGCAGTAACGGCGATGGCGTCGATCTGCGGCAGGGTGATCCCGGCCTCGGCCAATGCATCCTCTACACAGTGATCTAATTTCTCTGCATGGGCGCGGGCGGCGATTTCGGGGACGACACCGCCAAAATCGGCGTGCAATTCGGTCTGGCCCGCAACGACCGACGCCAGAACCGTGCCGCGTCCGTCTTCTTCCATACGCACAACGGCTGCTGCCGTATCGTCGCAGCTGCTTTCCAAACCAAGGATCAGGCGTGTCTGGGATTGGCGATAGGGCATGGGGGGCTTTCCGTTGCAAGGCACCTGCACCGCAGGTAACACCGCTCTCACGCGCAAACAATGCCGGAGCCTTGCGATGCCACAGCCAAGATTGCTTCTGACCCGCCCGCAACTCGGTGCTGCGCAGTTTCTGGAACGTCTTTCTCCTGCGCTGCGCATGGGGGCTGTTGTCTCTCCGCTGGTTGAAATTGCGCCGACCGCTGTGCTGGTCGACCTTGCGCCGTTCGCCGGGGTGATCTTCACTTCCGCAAATGGGGTGGCCCATGCGCCAGCGGGGGGTGGAATGCCTGCCTATTGTGTCGGGCCGCAAACCACGGCGGCGGCGGCTAAATCAGGTTGGCAGGCAGAAATGGCGGGGTTGGACGCCGAAGCAATGATAGCGAACCTATCGGGGCGCACCGATATTGGGCCGCTTCTGCATCTTGCCGGTCGTCATCGACGCGGCGATATTGCTGGAATTTTAAGCGCTTCGGGTGTGACCACACAGGTTGTGATTGTCTATGAACAGAACCTGATGCCGCTATCCCCAGAGGCACAGGCGCTGTTAGAAGGCTCTACACCGGTCATTGTGCCGCTCTTTTCGCCCCGCAGCGCGCACCATTTCGCCCAACAGGCCGCCTGCACCACCGGAGTCATGGCCGTGTCAATTAGCTCTGCCGCTGCAGAGGCGCTTGAAGCTCTGCCGCTCTATGCGCATGATGTCGCCGCAGAACCCACTGGCGAAGCCATGGCGGAAGCCGTTGAAAAACTCTTTCGCCGCACCACCTTGCCTTGAGGGGCATAGGTATGCCGGGTAAGCTCGCCTTTGCGAGTGAATGACAGGTTCAGAATTGAAAGGCGGACGGCGTGGCGAAACCCAAGAAAACGGTCAGCAAAAGCGAAGCGGACAAGACCACGGCCGATCAGACGCCATCGGTGGCGGATAAGGCGACACCAGAGGTTAAGGCCGATGCGCCAAAGACCAATGAGAGTGACGCCAAGACGCCGAGTGATGTGACGACTGACGCCCCAAAGCCCGACGCGGCGAAGCCCGAAGTCGCAAAGACCGACAGCAGTCCGGCCAAGCCAACCACAGGCAGCGATAGCCCAAAACCCGCGGCAGCAAGCGTGCCGCCGAAGCCTGATGATAAGGCCACGGCCACCAAAGCCGCACCTATCGCATCCACCAAGGATGACAAAGCGGCTTCGGACCCGTCACCCGCTAAAGATACAAAGCCAGAGCCGACCTTGCCCAAGGGGGATGCGAAAGCTGCATCCACATCCGCCCCTTCAAAAGACAAACCTGCCACGGATTCTTCGCCTTCGCGTGCTTCGACAGCAGCGACAAAGTCGAGCGAGCCCGCCACTAAATCGACCGCAAGCACATCCAATAAGACAAGTACTAGCGCCAGCACATCCAAACCAACCCCAACGCCAGAGCCAGCCCCTAAAGAACGTAAACGCAGCGTGTTCTTCCCGATGCTGCTGGGTGGGGTCATTGCCGCCGGATTGGGCTTTGCCGCTTCGGAATACGACGTTCTGGGCACCCGTGCGCAAAGCGCGGCGGAACTGCAAAGCGCGATGGAGGCGCAACAGGCCCGAATCGCGGATTTGGAAGCCCGCGCTGATGAGCCCGTTACCTTCCCCGAAAGCCTCCCAAAGGTCGATGCCCTTGGCGAGGAGTTGACCGCCGCGCGGGAGACGCTTTCGGCCCTCCAGACCCAATTGGCCGAGATCGACAGCCGCCTTACCACCGTTGAAAAACAGCCCGTGAGCGGCGGTGAGAACGAAGTTGCAGTTGCGGCCTTTGAGCGTGAAATGGAAGCCCTGCGCGCTTCGGTTGCCGAACAACGTGGTGAGATTGAAGCCCTGTTGGATAACGCCCAAAGCGCCGAAGAGGCTACTGCCGCCGCGGCAGAGGCGGCCCGCGCCCAAACTGCCGTAACCCAGATGAATGCCGCGATCAGTGCCGGACGACCCTATGAGGCCGCGCTGGCCGAATTGCAGGCCGCCGGGGTCGAAGATATCCCCCAACCGCTTACGGACACTGCCGCTGGTGGTGTCGTGACCCTTGCCAACCTTCAGGCGCGTTATCCTGATGCGGCGCGGCAAGCGCTGGCAACCGCCCGCGCCGAAGTGCCGGACGAGGGCGAAGGGGGCGGCTTTGGCAGTTTCCTGAAACGCCAGCTTGGGGCGCGTTCGGTCGCGCCGCGCGAAGGGACAGACCCAGATGCCGTCCTGTCTCGAGCCGAGGCGGCTGTACGCGATGGGCGTCTGACCGATGCGCTGGCCGAGATCGAAACGCTGCCCGCCCCGGCGCAGGATACGATGGCGGAATGGCTTGCCGATGCGCGCGCGCGTCAGGCGACAGAAGCCGCCGCTGATGAACTCTCCCAACGCCTGACGGCCAACTGAGGAACGAAAAATGCTTTGGTCTCTTATTAAAATCGTTCTTTTCGTCGTGCTCGTGGCCGCCCTTGCGTGGGGCGCGGGCTTCTTGCTGGAAAGCCAGGGCGGTATACAGCTGACCGTGGCAGGCACTGAATACACGCTGGGGCCGCTGCAATCCGTGATCGCCGTGCTGCTGTTGATGTTTGCAGTCTGGGTGCTGCTTAAGATCGTGGCGCTGCTTTCCGCGACGTGGCATTTCCTGAACGGGGATGAGACGGCGTTGTCGCGCTACTTTGACCGCAACCGTGAGCGGAAGGGCTATGAGGCGCTGTCTGACGGGATGATGGCGCTGGCCAGTGGCGAAGGACAGGTTGCGATGGCCAAGGCCGCCAAGGCGGATCGCTATCTCAAACGCCCTGCGTTGACCAATCTGCTGACCGCGCAGGCGGCAGAGCTTGCAGGCGACCGCCGCAAGGCCGAGCGGACCTATCGCAAGCTGGTCGAAGACGAAAAGACTCGTTTCGTCGGCGTGCGTGGCATCATGAAACAAAAGCTGGCCGACGGGGATACCGAGACGGCGCTGAAATTGGCCGAAAAGGCATTTGCACTGAAGCCCAAGCATGAGGAAACCGGCGATACGCTGCTAAAGTTGCAGGCCGAGAAACATGACTGGACCGGTGCGCGCGGCACCCTGCAGGCAAAATACAAAAATGGCCACCTGCCGCGTGATGTGCACAAACGCCGCGACGCGGTACTGGCGCTGTCAGAGGCACGCGAAGTTATCGCCGAAGGTAACAGCATCGAAGCACGCGAAGCCGCAATTGAGGCCAACCGACTTTCCCCCGATCTGGTGCCAGCCGCCGTGATGGCCGCCCGTAGCTATATCGAACAGGGCAAGCCACGCTATGCGGCCAAGGTACTGCAAAAAGCATGGAGCGTGCACCCGCACCCCGACCTTGCTGCCGCCTTTGCCGAAGTTCAGCCGGATGAAACCCCGCCGCAACGTATCAAGCGGTTCCGTGCGCTGACGAAATCACAGCCCGACCATCCTGAAACCAAGATGCTGCTGGCCGAATTGCACATCGCGAACGAAGATTTCCCCGAAGCGCGCCGTGCCCTTGGCAATCTGGTCGAGACCGATCCTTCTGCACGTTCCGTCACACTGATGGCCGCAATTGAGCGGGGTGAGGGCGCGTCTGATACGGTCGTCAAAGGCTGGCTGACACGCGCGTTGAATGTGTCGCGCGGGCCGCAGTGGATCTGTGAAAATTGCCACCACATCCACGCCGAATGGAAGCCGATCTGCGAAAACTGCAAAAGCTTTGACACATTGGAATGGAAAACCCCGCCGCTGTCCGAAGTCGCCATGCCAAGTGGCGTGCAGATGCTGCCGCTGATCGTAGGCACGCCCGAAACCACCCCGACAGAGGGCGCTTTGACGACCCGCACCGATGATATCGAAGACGCCGAATTGGTAACGGAGCCCGAGGAGCCGACGGCCACCGACGCCCCGAAAAAGGCGCCGGACCCTACAGCTTGATGTCGTAGGTGACCCAGTTGGTCCGCGTGGCCAGCTTGTCATAAACCCCACGGCCGCGGTAATTGTCCTCGGACGTGATCCACCGAACAAGGCTCCAGCCGCGTTTCTGGGCGGTTTCTTTGACGGCACCGATCAATGCATCGGCAGCTCCGCTGCCGCGGGCTTGGGGGTCGACAAAAAGATCATCAAGGAAACAGCCTGTTTTCGCGGCCAATGGCCGTGCGAAATGCCTAAAATGCGTAAGGCCGATCACGCGGCCTTCGGCGTTTTCACACACCAGCCCTTCGACCTCGGTCAGCGGGTCGTGTAGCCAAGACCAAACCCGTGCGCGCATCTCTGGCGTCTGCTCAACTTTGTAGAATTCGGCATAGCCTTGATAGAGCCGCTCCCAATCGGCGCGGTCATGGTCTTTTACGGTACGAACTGTGAGGTCGGACATGGCGGGCTCCCTTCGCTGATGCGCGATCTTTGCCCTAGTTGGTTCAGAAATCCAGCCCAAGGTCCAGCGTTGTCGCAGAATGTGTGAGCGCGCCCATGGAGATATAGTTCACCCCCGTCGCCGCGACCTCGGCAATGCGCGGCAATGTCATGTTGCCCGAAGCCTCAAGGACAATGCGCCCATTGGCAATTCCGACCGCTTCGTAAAGCGTCTCCGTGTCCATATTGTCCAGCAGCACAACATCCGCGCCGCCTTCGTCCAAGACCTCTTCAAGCTGCGCCAGCGTGTCCACCTCAATCTCGACGCGGATCATATGCGATGCGTTGCTTTTCACCGCTTGCAAGACGGGCCGAATGCCACCGGCTGCGGCAATGTGATTGTCTTTGATTAGGATCGCATCCGAGAGGGAAAAGCGGTGGTTGAATCCACCGCCATGCAGCACCGCTTGTTTTTCGACCATTCGGAGCCCCGGCGTGGTCTTGCGGGTGCAGGTGATCCGGGTCTCGGTGTCCTTGGTCTCGGCCACGGAGGCCGCCGTCAGGGTGGCGATGCCCGACAGCCGTCCGGCAAAGTTCAACGCCACACGTTCTGCCGACAGGATCGCGGCGGCGGAGCCTTCGATCTCCATCAGCGTGTCGCCTTTGGAAATCGTGCTTCCGTCTTCTTTCAGTGTACGAACCTCGAGCGTCGGATCGACCAAGTGAAAGGCCAGCCGTGCGATCTGCATGCCTGAGACGACCCCCTCGGCGCGGGCGCGGAGGCGGGCGGAATAGGTTGTGCCCTTGGGGATCACGCTGCGCGTGGTGACATCGCCATAGGTGCCGAGGTCTTCCATCAGCGCGGCGCGGACCAGTGGCTCAAGGATCAGGTCGGGCAGGGCGGTGGTCATGCGGGAAGTTCCTCAGGGTTGGAGCGGAATGCGATGGCCTCGGCCAGTGTCAGAAAACTGCGCGCGGCCTCGGGAAGCGTGTCGGGATAATCAGTGCGGCAATGCGCGCCCCGGCTTTCGCGGCGGGCGAGGGCGGCGGCGGTGATCAGCGTCGCTGTGGCGGTCATGTTTTGGAGCTGGGCGCAATCAGGCTGCGCAGCTTCGATCTGTGCAATCGTGGCGAGGGCGCGTTGCAGCCCCTCCGCATCGCGCAGAACGCCGACATAGGCAGTCATGGTTTGGCGCAGCTGGGCGACGAGGGTCTCATCGGGTGTTTCGCCAGCGGGCAGGTCGGGCAGGGCCACCACGTCGGTCTCGCTCGCTCTGCATTCCTCAAGCATGTCCTGCGTCGCGCGGCGGGCAAAGACGAGCGCTTCGAGCAGCCCGTTTGATGCCAAACGGTTCGCGCCGTGCAACCCTGTCGAGGACGCCTCTCCACAGACCCAAAGCCCGGCGAGGCTGGAACGCCCGTGCGCATCCGTGGCCACACCGCCCATGTGGTAATGTGCGGCGGCGGCCACGGGGATCGGTTGGATCACCGGGTCAATGCCGTTGCGCGCGCAGGCGGCGGCGACGGCGGGATACTCGGCCAGTACCGCCGGACCCAAGGCCGCGCGGGTGTCGAGCATGGGGCGCAGCCCGGCTTGGGTCTGGGCAAAGATCGCGCGGGCCACAATGTCACGCGGGGCGAGTTCGGCGAGCGGGTGGACCTCGGCCATGAACCGCGCCCCCTCGCTGTTGATCAGATGCGCCCCGGCACCGCGCAGGGCTTCGGTCGCCAAGGGGGCGGGGTCTTCGCCGCAATCAATGGCGGTGGGGTGAAATTGCACGAACTCTGCGTCAGCAATGAGCGCGCCCGCCCGTGCCGCCATGCCGATCACCTGCCCGCGAATGCGGGCCGGATTGGTCGTCAGCGCATAAAGCCCGCCCGAGCCGCCACCCGCCAGCAAGACGCCCGCGCCGCGCAGCATCACGGGGGCGGAGCCTTCGGGCTGGGCCAACTCGATCTCAACGCCGGTGACTTTGGTGCCGTCGCTGTCCAAGCCGCGCGCAAGCACGCCTTCAAGCACCTGGATCGACGGGGTATTGCGCACCCGCTCGATCAGGGCGCGCATGATCTCCGCCCCGGCCTGATCGCCCTGTACCCGCACCACACGAGCGAAACTATGCGCCGCCTCGCGGGACATGACATAGCCGCCATCGGCGCTGCGGTCGAAAGCGGTGCCAAAGTTGGTGAGGGCAAGGATATGGGCGCTGGCCTCTTCCGTCACGGTGGCCGCGACGCGCGCCTCTACTGTACCAGCACCGGCGGCGATGGTATCCAGCGCATGCGCCTCTGGGCTGTCGGCCTGTGCCATTGCGGCAGCGACGCCCCCCTGCGCCCAAGCGGAACTGGCCCCCGACCCGAGCGGATCAGGCGAGATCAGCAAAACGGGGCGCGGCGCAAGACAAAGCGCGGCATAAAGCGCGCCGAGGCCCGCACCGACGATGATGATCCTGCCGGTTGTGATCTCTTGCACCGGCGCGGCCCTCAGAGGCCAAGTTCGCGGGACAGGTCGATCATCCGCTGCACCACGACACGGGCTTTTTCGGAGACTTCCGCCTCAACCTCGACCGCGCCGGACATGGTGTGCAGCGACCACAGCACCTTTTCGAGCGTGATCTTCTTCATGTAGGGGCACATGTTGCAGGGGCCGACGAAATCGACTTCGGGCAGCTCATCCGCGATGTTCGACGCCATGGAGCATTCGGTGACCAGCATCGCTTTCGCCGGTTTCTCGCGGTGCACATAGTCCAGAATGCCGCTGGTCGAGCCGGAGAAATCCGCCTCAGCCACCACATCTGGTGGGCATTCGGGGTGCGCGATGATGCGGGTGTCGGGGTTCCACTCGCGGTAATCGGCGATATCCTTGGCGGTATAGCGTTCGTGCACGATGCAGGCCCCGTCCCACCAGACGATGCGTTTCTCGGGCACCTGTTTGGCGATGTTCTGGGCGAGGTATTTGTCGGGCGTCATGATCACCGTGTCGCTCTCCATCGCGGCGACGATCTGCGCGGCGTTGGAGGAGGTGCAGCAGATGTCTGACGCAGCTTTCACTTCGGCAGTGGTGTTCACATAAGTTACCACCGGCGCGCCGGGGTATTGCGCGCGCATCTGTTCGACACCCTCGGCGGTGATGCTTTCGGCCAGCGAACAGCCCGCATCCATATCCGGGATCAGGACGGTTTTCGACGGGTTCAGGATTTTCGAGGTCTCGGCCATGAAATGCACGCCGCATTGCACGATCACATCGGCCTCAACCTCGGTCGCTTTGATCGCCAGTTGCAGGCTGTCGCCCACGAAATCGGCGATGCCGTGGTAGATGTCAGGCGTCATGTAGTTATGCGCGAGGATCACCGCGTTGCGCTCTTTTTTCAGCTTGTTGATCGCGGCAACATAGGGGGCGTGAATGGCCCAATCGGGGGGCGAAACGACGCGGTCCATCTTGGCGTAGATATCGGCCATTTCAGCCGCCAGCGCAGGCGATGGCGCGAGGTCGTAATGGCGCTCAAGCTCGCTGGGCGAAAAGATTTCATCACGCATGGTCGGTCCCCCTCCGGCCTTGGCGCGTGTCACGGCACCGCGCTGGACACCACACCCGGCGTGCTGGCCATAGACGACTGGCGGGGTTTGGGCAAGCCAATACCCTTTATGACAGGGCGATCAGCCTCTGTGGATCAGGTGAATTTGCGGAACAAACGGGTCTGATCGAACATCTCTTCCAGCCGCTCGGCCCGGTCTTTGGTGTCGGCCCAGTTGATGTCTTGCATGGCCGAAATCACGCTCTCCACCAGCAACAGTGTGGCCGCCGCGCTGTCCCAAGCCGAAGGCGCGACGATCCGGCTGGAGAAACAGATATCGGCAAGGCTATGCACCGGGGAACGCCACTGGTCGGTGAAGAGGATGATCTTGGCCCCCCGCGCATGGGCCATTTCGGCCAGTTTCAGGGTGTTGTTCTCATATCGGCGCACGTCAAAGATAACGAAGACATCGCCTTCGCCCACGTCGAGCAGGTAATGCGGCCAAGCGTTTGAGGTGGATTGGATGTGGGTCACTTTCGGGCGGATGATCTGCGCGTGCAGGAACAGATATTCCGCCATCGTATGGGTGATGCGCCCGCCGACGATATAAAGCGGGTGCGCCGTGTCGGCGATCAGCGCACAGGCGCGGTCAAAGGTCTCGGGCTCAATCTGGCCGAGGGTATGACGGATATTGTCGATCACTGCGTCGGTGAAACGGTTCAGCACATGGCCCGAGGGCGCGCCTTCGGTCCATGTGTCGTGTTTGGCGATGGGGTTCTTGGCCTTGGCCTTTAGCTCCTCGCGCAACTCGTTCTGAAACTCGGGGTAGCCCTTGAACCCCAGCTTCTGCACCATCCGCGCCACGGTGGGGGTCGAGACATTGGCATCCTTGGCAAGCGCCGTCAGCGGGCCGAGGCCAGAGGCGGGGTAATTCTCAAGAATCGAATGGGCGAGTTGCCGTTCCGCACGGGTCAGCCGGTCCAGCTCCTGCTGGATGCGGTCAGAAATGGTCAGCGTCGGTTCAGCCATGGATGCCCCTCTTTTGACGAGTAATAACACAAACTGAACGGCGTTGTAATAAATTCGACATTATTCTGTTGACAGAAGCCCCCCGCCCGAATGAGGTTTGATCAACTGAGGGGGACAAGGTGTCAGAGCAGACAGATCTTTCGAATGAAGCCGTCGAGGTGATCAACGCCGGGGCCAAGGCGCCGCTGGTGCTGGTCTGCGAACATGCGGCGCGTGAGATACCGGCCTGCTTTGATGGTCTTGGTCTGGATGCCGCGGCCCGTGAAAGCCATGTGGCTTGGGATCCCGGTGCCTTGGGCGTGGCCCGGGCCATGGCGCAGGATCTGGATGCGGCGCTGGTGGCGGGGCGTGTCTCGCGGCTCGTCTACGACTGCAACCGCCCGCCCGAAGCCCCTGGCGCGATGCCCGCCCAAAGCGAGATTTTCGCGATCCCCGGCAATGCCACGCTTGATGAGGCAGGCCGGGCCGAGCGGGTGACACGCTATTACGAGCCCTTCCGCGCGACCCTTGCCGCGACGATCAAACGGGTGGATGCGCCCGCGATCGTGACGGTGCATAGTTTCACGCCCATCTACCACGGCAAACCGCGCCGCGTGGAGATTGGCATCCTGCATGACAGTGACACACGGCTGGCCGATGCGATGCTGGCCGTGGCGCCAGATTTTACGGACCTAACGGTCGAGCGCAACGCGCCTTATGGCCCCCAAGACGGGGTAACCCATACGCTCAAGGAACATGGTTTGGTGCATGGCCATCCGCATGTCATGCTTGAGATCCGTAATGACCTGATCACAACCGAGGCCGAGCAACAGCAGATGGCCGCGATGATCAGCAATTGGCTGCGCGCCGCGCTCATGCGGCCCGAAATGAGGGACGCGATGAAGGACGCCAAACCATGAAATTCATGCGTGGCTATATCCGGGGCATCGACGCGATGAACCGACGGATCGGGCGGATCATGATGTATGGCATCTTTGTCCTGATGGGGGTGCTTTTGTGGTCGACGGTCAGCAAAGCATTTTTCGTGCCCTCGCTTTGGACGCTGGAAATGGCCCAATTCATCATGGTGGGCTACTACATCCTAGGTGGGCCCTATTCGATCCAGCTCGGCTCGAACGTGCGGATGGACCTGCTTTACGGCGATTGGTCGCTGCGCCGGAAGGCGTGGTTTGACCTGTTCACTGTTTTCTTCCTGATCTTCTACCTCTGTGTGCTGCTCTATGGCGCGGTCAGTTCCACCGCCTATTCGCTTGGCTATTGGGGGACCGAGCCGTTTAGCTTTTTCGGTGGGTTGGTTACGGGGGCCGAAGAGATCGGCCATATGGAAAAATCCAATTCTGCTTGGCGGCCCTACCTCTGGCCCATCAAGGTTGTGATGATCGTCGGTATCTTTCTGATGCTGCTGCAATGTCTGTCCGAGCTGTTGAAAGACGTGCTGCGGCTCAAGGGTGAGGCCATCTGATGTCCTATGAAATGATCGCGACATTGATGTTCTCAT of Sulfitobacter sp. DSM 110093 contains these proteins:
- a CDS encoding uroporphyrinogen-III synthase, with translation MPQPRLLLTRPQLGAAQFLERLSPALRMGAVVSPLVEIAPTAVLVDLAPFAGVIFTSANGVAHAPAGGGMPAYCVGPQTTAAAAKSGWQAEMAGLDAEAMIANLSGRTDIGPLLHLAGRHRRGDIAGILSASGVTTQVVIVYEQNLMPLSPEAQALLEGSTPVIVPLFSPRSAHHFAQQAACTTGVMAVSISSAAAEALEALPLYAHDVAAEPTGEAMAEAVEKLFRRTTLP
- the tsaD gene encoding tRNA (adenosine(37)-N6)-threonylcarbamoyltransferase complex transferase subunit TsaD, with translation MPYRQSQTRLILGLESSCDDTAAAVVRMEEDGRGTVLASVVAGQTELHADFGGVVPEIAARAHAEKLDHCVEDALAEAGITLPQIDAIAVTAGPGLIGGVVSGVMCAKGLSAATGKPLYGVNHLAGHALTPRLTDDVPYPYLMLLVSGGHCQFLLVRGPESFDRLGGTIDDAPGEAFDKVARLLGLPQPGGPSIEKCAQEGDAKRFALPRPLLDREGCDMSFSGLKTAVLRARDKCVAAHGGLTRQDQADLAAGFQAAVVDVLAHKTRRAFAEYPAEGARGLCVAGGVAANQSIRAALETVAAEQEARFVAPPLTLCTDNAAMIAFAAGEQAVLRAPDDLTLSARPRWPLDTARPSMLGSGKKGAKA
- a CDS encoding N-formylglutamate amidohydrolase codes for the protein MSEQTDLSNEAVEVINAGAKAPLVLVCEHAAREIPACFDGLGLDAAARESHVAWDPGALGVARAMAQDLDAALVAGRVSRLVYDCNRPPEAPGAMPAQSEIFAIPGNATLDEAGRAERVTRYYEPFRATLAATIKRVDAPAIVTVHSFTPIYHGKPRRVEIGILHDSDTRLADAMLAVAPDFTDLTVERNAPYGPQDGVTHTLKEHGLVHGHPHVMLEIRNDLITTEAEQQQMAAMISNWLRAALMRPEMRDAMKDAKP
- a CDS encoding L-aspartate oxidase, coding for MQEITTGRIIIVGAGLGALYAALCLAPRPVLLISPDPLGSGASSAWAQGGVAAAMAQADSPEAHALDTIAAGAGTVEARVAATVTEEASAHILALTNFGTAFDRSADGGYVMSREAAHSFARVVRVQGDQAGAEIMRALIERVRNTPSIQVLEGVLARGLDSDGTKVTGVEIELAQPEGSAPVMLRGAGVLLAGGGSGGLYALTTNPARIRGQVIGMAARAGALIADAEFVQFHPTAIDCGEDPAPLATEALRGAGAHLINSEGARFMAEVHPLAELAPRDIVARAIFAQTQAGLRPMLDTRAALGPAVLAEYPAVAAACARNGIDPVIQPIPVAAAAHYHMGGVATDAHGRSSLAGLWVCGEASSTGLHGANRLASNGLLEALVFARRATQDMLEECRASETDVVALPDLPAGETPDETLVAQLRQTMTAYVGVLRDAEGLQRALATIAQIEAAQPDCAQLQNMTATATLITAAALARRESRGAHCRTDYPDTLPEAARSFLTLAEAIAFRSNPEELPA
- the nadA gene encoding quinolinate synthase NadA, whose protein sequence is MRDEIFSPSELERHYDLAPSPALAAEMADIYAKMDRVVSPPDWAIHAPYVAAINKLKKERNAVILAHNYMTPDIYHGIADFVGDSLQLAIKATEVEADVIVQCGVHFMAETSKILNPSKTVLIPDMDAGCSLAESITAEGVEQMRAQYPGAPVVTYVNTTAEVKAASDICCTSSNAAQIVAAMESDTVIMTPDKYLAQNIAKQVPEKRIVWWDGACIVHERYTAKDIADYREWNPDTRIIAHPECPPDVVAEADFSGSTSGILDYVHREKPAKAMLVTECSMASNIADELPEVDFVGPCNMCPYMKKITLEKVLWSLHTMSGAVEVEAEVSEKARVVVQRMIDLSRELGL
- a CDS encoding TRAP transporter small permease subunit: MKFMRGYIRGIDAMNRRIGRIMMYGIFVLMGVLLWSTVSKAFFVPSLWTLEMAQFIMVGYYILGGPYSIQLGSNVRMDLLYGDWSLRRKAWFDLFTVFFLIFYLCVLLYGAVSSTAYSLGYWGTEPFSFFGGLVTGAEEIGHMEKSNSAWRPYLWPIKVVMIVGIFLMLLQCLSELLKDVLRLKGEAI
- a CDS encoding GNAT family N-acetyltransferase, with the protein product MSDLTVRTVKDHDRADWERLYQGYAEFYKVEQTPEMRARVWSWLHDPLTEVEGLVCENAEGRVIGLTHFRHFARPLAAKTGCFLDDLFVDPQARGSGAADALIGAVKETAQKRGWSLVRWITSEDNYRGRGVYDKLATRTNWVTYDIKL
- a CDS encoding heme biosynthesis HemY N-terminal domain-containing protein, with the translated sequence MLWSLIKIVLFVVLVAALAWGAGFLLESQGGIQLTVAGTEYTLGPLQSVIAVLLLMFAVWVLLKIVALLSATWHFLNGDETALSRYFDRNRERKGYEALSDGMMALASGEGQVAMAKAAKADRYLKRPALTNLLTAQAAELAGDRRKAERTYRKLVEDEKTRFVGVRGIMKQKLADGDTETALKLAEKAFALKPKHEETGDTLLKLQAEKHDWTGARGTLQAKYKNGHLPRDVHKRRDAVLALSEAREVIAEGNSIEAREAAIEANRLSPDLVPAAVMAARSYIEQGKPRYAAKVLQKAWSVHPHPDLAAAFAEVQPDETPPQRIKRFRALTKSQPDHPETKMLLAELHIANEDFPEARRALGNLVETDPSARSVTLMAAIERGEGASDTVVKGWLTRALNVSRGPQWICENCHHIHAEWKPICENCKSFDTLEWKTPPLSEVAMPSGVQMLPLIVGTPETTPTEGALTTRTDDIEDAELVTEPEEPTATDAPKKAPDPTA
- the nadC gene encoding carboxylating nicotinate-nucleotide diphosphorylase; protein product: MTTALPDLILEPLVRAALMEDLGTYGDVTTRSVIPKGTTYSARLRARAEGVVSGMQIARLAFHLVDPTLEVRTLKEDGSTISKGDTLMEIEGSAAAILSAERVALNFAGRLSGIATLTAASVAETKDTETRITCTRKTTPGLRMVEKQAVLHGGGFNHRFSLSDAILIKDNHIAAAGGIRPVLQAVKSNASHMIRVEIEVDTLAQLEEVLDEGGADVVLLDNMDTETLYEAVGIANGRIVLEASGNMTLPRIAEVAATGVNYISMGALTHSATTLDLGLDF
- a CDS encoding MurR/RpiR family transcriptional regulator, whose amino-acid sequence is MAEPTLTISDRIQQELDRLTRAERQLAHSILENYPASGLGPLTALAKDANVSTPTVARMVQKLGFKGYPEFQNELREELKAKAKNPIAKHDTWTEGAPSGHVLNRFTDAVIDNIRHTLGQIEPETFDRACALIADTAHPLYIVGGRITHTMAEYLFLHAQIIRPKVTHIQSTSNAWPHYLLDVGEGDVFVIFDVRRYENNTLKLAEMAHARGAKIILFTDQWRSPVHSLADICFSSRIVAPSAWDSAAATLLLVESVISAMQDINWADTKDRAERLEEMFDQTRLFRKFT